In one Candidatus Krumholzibacteriota bacterium genomic region, the following are encoded:
- the pgl gene encoding 6-phosphogluconolactonase has protein sequence MDRPVNGDVRTRRDPASLGGAAADAFAEEILRDAAERTRIAVALSGGQTPRFFLRLLADRYAHRLPWDRIHLFWSDERYVPADDAESNYAAARVELIDRVPLPAANVHPVPVGKPTAAEAAAAYEKELRRFFSAGADTILPVFDLVLLGIGKDGHTASLFPGGEAVAENVRWAVAASAPAGELPARRITLTLPVINNARRVWFLVAGADKRRALRRALDGDASCPAALVRPRAGARWFVDRAAAGDK, from the coding sequence GTGGATCGTCCGGTGAACGGGGACGTCCGAACACGCCGCGATCCCGCGTCGCTCGGCGGCGCGGCGGCGGACGCGTTCGCCGAAGAGATCCTGCGCGACGCCGCGGAGCGGACGCGGATCGCGGTCGCCCTCTCCGGCGGCCAGACGCCGCGGTTCTTTCTTCGTCTTCTCGCCGACCGGTACGCGCACCGCCTGCCATGGGACCGGATTCATCTCTTCTGGAGCGACGAACGGTACGTCCCCGCCGACGACGCCGAGAGCAATTACGCGGCGGCCCGCGTGGAGCTGATCGATCGCGTGCCCCTGCCTGCGGCGAACGTCCACCCGGTGCCCGTCGGGAAGCCGACCGCAGCGGAGGCGGCCGCGGCCTACGAAAAGGAACTGCGCCGCTTCTTTTCCGCGGGGGCGGACACGATCCTCCCCGTCTTCGACCTCGTGCTTCTCGGCATCGGCAAGGACGGCCACACCGCCTCGCTCTTTCCCGGCGGGGAAGCGGTCGCCGAGAACGTCCGATGGGCCGTCGCCGCCAGCGCCCCCGCCGGGGAGCTTCCGGCGCGACGGATCACGCTCACCCTGCCCGTGATCAACAATGCGCGCCGCGTGTGGTTTCTCGTCGCGGGAGCGGACAAACGACGCGCCCTGCGGCGGGCGCTCGACGGCGACGCGAGTTGCCCGGCGGCCCTCGTCCGCCCACGCGCCGGGGCCCGGTGGTTCGTCGACCGCGCGGCGGCCGGAGACAAATAG
- a CDS encoding protein kinase: protein MGRVKRPVRFDLRPGEILAGKFEVVRFLGRGWEGEVYRVRERGTGIERAAKLFYPQRDRRGRAAAFHARKLHKLRHCPLLIQYHARETIDWRNEEVTMLVSDLVEGMLLSGFLATRPGRRLGVFEGLHLLHTLAAGVEIIHDAREYHGDLHDDNVMVRRVGLGFHVKLVDMYDWGVPSAENIREDVVDLVRIFYDCLGGAPRYARQPRIVKEICRGLKRSLIVRRFRTAGALRRHIEQIEWD, encoded by the coding sequence ATGGGCCGCGTGAAACGGCCGGTACGGTTCGATCTCCGGCCGGGGGAAATCCTCGCCGGCAAGTTCGAGGTCGTCCGTTTTCTCGGGAGGGGCTGGGAGGGCGAGGTCTACCGCGTGCGCGAGCGGGGCACGGGGATCGAGCGCGCGGCGAAGCTCTTCTATCCCCAGCGCGACCGGCGGGGCCGCGCCGCGGCCTTCCACGCCCGGAAGCTCCACAAGCTGCGCCACTGCCCGCTGCTCATCCAGTACCATGCGCGCGAGACGATCGACTGGCGAAACGAGGAGGTGACGATGCTCGTCTCGGACCTGGTCGAGGGGATGCTGCTCAGCGGTTTCCTCGCGACGCGGCCCGGCAGGCGGCTCGGGGTCTTCGAGGGGCTGCACCTCCTGCACACGCTCGCGGCGGGCGTCGAGATCATCCACGACGCGCGCGAGTACCACGGCGATCTCCACGACGACAACGTCATGGTGCGGCGGGTCGGCCTCGGTTTCCACGTGAAGCTCGTCGACATGTACGACTGGGGCGTGCCCTCCGCGGAGAACATCCGGGAGGACGTCGTCGATCTCGTGCGGATCTTCTACGACTGCCTCGGGGGCGCCCCGCGCTACGCCCGCCAGCCGCGGATCGTCAAGGAGATCTGCCGCGGGCTGAAGCGCTCGCTGATCGTCAGGCGCTTCCGCACGGCGGGGGCGTTGCGGCGCCATATCGAACAGATAGAGTGGGACTGA
- a CDS encoding creatininase family protein, with the protein MTGTKRTTAGGTNPPEQFAVLRSFDRLEVGPVKIEKKRLVCPYTVVSGRRRESIDLVYRYEEEVFEPESAESANLASMAAAQVALNYGLFCDEIVLRGVFDDADRSLLSYAAENTAREIYVKKFLEPNPFLTEAAAGLEPVKLDRYCRATLRFEAEEGTERGGGAWQLRPTDPNRCVVLSSGGKDSLLSWGLLDEIGCEVHPVFVNESGRHWFTALNAYRHFRDNVPHTARVWTNADRVFAWMLRRLPFIRPDFLRLRTDEYAVRLWTVAVFLFGVLPVAMRRGAGRIVIGDEYDTTRRTSYKGITHYDGLYDQSRFFDNALSRYYLRKGWGMSQFSILRPVSEFLIEKTLVERYPDLQEHQVSCHASHMEKGRVRPCGRCEKCRRIVGMLTALGVDPARCGYDPGRIRASLDDFIRLGINQESAGERHIIHLLRQRGVVEPAPGRDEGFPEVMQLRFDETHASLDEIPTDIRRPLLDILLRHAEGALRREGRAWRPYDPLADPAIGNPYAFEPAVRNASKGARAADTWRWGELSWPLFEKRTGAVDIALLPVGSIEQHGPHLPLDTDAFDAGYLADRIAEACSDPKPFVLPLIPYGVSYEHDEFPGTLSIENETMSRMVYEIGMGAARNGIRKLVIVNGHGGNNPALNYAAQMITRDAEIFVCVDTGETSDVDIDLITETPNDIHAGETETSTSLAVRPELVDMSKAPRSVPRFSSRYLNFTSKRGVSWYVYTKRISKSGVIGDPTKASAEKGERIWRVTIAHLVALVEDLKGMTLEEIYQKRY; encoded by the coding sequence ATGACCGGCACGAAGCGCACCACCGCGGGGGGAACGAACCCGCCGGAACAGTTCGCCGTCCTCCGATCCTTCGACCGCCTCGAGGTCGGCCCCGTCAAGATCGAGAAGAAGCGGCTCGTCTGCCCCTACACGGTCGTCTCGGGGCGGCGGCGCGAATCGATCGATCTCGTCTACCGGTACGAGGAGGAGGTCTTCGAGCCGGAGAGCGCCGAGTCGGCGAACCTCGCGTCGATGGCGGCCGCCCAGGTCGCGCTCAACTACGGGCTCTTCTGCGACGAGATCGTCTTGCGCGGGGTCTTCGACGACGCCGATCGCTCCCTGCTGAGCTATGCCGCCGAGAACACGGCCCGCGAGATCTACGTGAAGAAGTTCCTCGAGCCGAATCCCTTCCTCACCGAGGCGGCGGCCGGGCTCGAGCCGGTCAAGCTCGACCGGTACTGCCGCGCAACGCTCCGCTTCGAGGCCGAAGAGGGCACGGAGCGGGGGGGAGGCGCCTGGCAGCTGCGGCCGACCGACCCGAACCGCTGCGTCGTGCTCTCGAGCGGCGGGAAGGACAGCCTCCTCTCCTGGGGGCTCCTCGACGAGATCGGCTGCGAGGTCCATCCCGTCTTCGTCAACGAATCCGGCAGGCACTGGTTCACCGCCCTCAACGCCTACCGCCATTTCCGGGACAACGTGCCGCACACGGCCCGCGTGTGGACGAACGCCGACCGGGTCTTCGCGTGGATGCTCCGGCGGCTCCCCTTCATCCGTCCCGATTTCCTGCGGCTCCGCACCGACGAGTACGCCGTCCGCCTCTGGACGGTGGCCGTCTTCCTCTTCGGCGTCCTCCCCGTCGCGATGCGCCGCGGCGCCGGCCGGATCGTGATCGGGGACGAATACGACACGACGCGCCGCACCTCCTACAAGGGCATCACGCACTACGACGGGCTCTACGACCAGAGCCGCTTCTTCGACAACGCCCTGTCGCGGTACTATCTGCGCAAGGGGTGGGGGATGAGCCAGTTCTCCATCCTCCGGCCCGTCTCCGAGTTCCTCATCGAGAAGACGCTCGTCGAGCGGTACCCGGACCTGCAGGAGCACCAGGTGTCCTGCCACGCGTCCCACATGGAGAAGGGCCGCGTGCGGCCGTGCGGGCGCTGCGAGAAATGCCGCCGCATCGTCGGGATGCTGACCGCGCTCGGCGTCGACCCGGCCCGGTGCGGGTACGACCCCGGGCGGATACGCGCCAGCCTCGACGATTTCATCCGGCTCGGCATCAACCAGGAATCGGCCGGCGAGCGGCACATCATCCACCTGCTCAGACAGCGGGGCGTCGTCGAGCCGGCGCCCGGACGCGACGAGGGATTTCCCGAGGTCATGCAGCTCAGGTTCGACGAGACCCACGCGAGCCTCGACGAGATCCCCACGGACATCCGCCGGCCCCTGCTCGACATCCTCCTCCGGCACGCCGAGGGCGCCCTGCGCCGCGAGGGACGCGCCTGGCGGCCGTACGACCCGCTCGCCGATCCGGCGATCGGGAATCCCTACGCCTTCGAGCCGGCCGTGAGGAACGCGTCGAAGGGCGCGCGCGCCGCGGACACGTGGCGCTGGGGAGAGCTCTCGTGGCCGCTCTTCGAGAAGCGGACGGGGGCGGTCGACATCGCCCTGCTCCCGGTCGGATCGATCGAGCAGCACGGGCCGCATCTCCCGCTCGACACCGACGCCTTCGACGCCGGCTACCTGGCGGACCGGATCGCCGAGGCCTGCAGCGACCCCAAGCCGTTCGTCCTGCCCTTGATCCCGTACGGCGTCTCCTACGAGCACGACGAGTTCCCCGGCACCTTGAGCATCGAGAACGAGACGATGTCGCGCATGGTCTACGAGATCGGCATGGGCGCGGCGCGAAACGGCATCCGGAAGCTCGTCATCGTCAACGGCCACGGCGGCAACAATCCCGCGCTCAACTACGCGGCGCAGATGATCACGAGGGACGCCGAGATCTTCGTGTGCGTCGACACGGGCGAGACGAGCGACGTGGACATCGACCTGATCACCGAGACGCCCAACGACATCCACGCGGGCGAGACCGAGACGAGCACGAGCCTCGCCGTGAGGCCCGAGCTCGTCGACATGTCGAAGGCGCCGCGTTCGGTGCCGCGCTTCTCGAGCAGGTATCTCAACTTCACCTCGAAACGCGGCGTCTCGTGGTACGTCTACACCAAGCGGATATCGAAGAGCGGCGTGATCGGCGATCCCACGAAGGCCAGCGCGGAGAAGGGCGAGCGCATCTGGCGGGTGACGATCGCGCATCTCGTCGCCCTCGTCGAGGACCTCAAGGGAATGACCCTCGAGGAGATCTACCAGAAACGATACTAG
- a CDS encoding GAF domain-containing protein: MTDEQAGFDDILDEARRLLAGKESVEERLVALCRLLRRRVDHYHWVGFYVADPPRRELRLGPYVGDPTEHVTIPYGRGVCGQVAESGTPMIVQDVQGEDNYLCCSPSVRSEIVVPIFLGGALLAEIDIDSHDESPFTDGDLRFLGLVGALAAPLLGRAD; this comes from the coding sequence ATGACGGACGAGCAGGCGGGATTCGACGACATCCTCGACGAGGCGCGCAGGCTCCTCGCGGGAAAGGAGAGCGTGGAGGAACGCCTCGTCGCGCTCTGCCGCCTGCTCCGCCGCCGCGTGGACCACTACCACTGGGTGGGCTTCTACGTGGCCGATCCCCCGCGGCGCGAGCTGCGCCTCGGGCCCTACGTCGGCGATCCCACCGAGCACGTCACGATCCCCTACGGCCGCGGCGTCTGCGGCCAGGTGGCCGAGAGCGGAACGCCGATGATCGTGCAGGACGTCCAGGGGGAAGACAACTACCTCTGCTGCAGCCCGTCGGTCCGCTCGGAGATCGTCGTGCCGATCTTCCTGGGCGGCGCCCTTCTCGCCGAGATCGACATCGATTCCCACGACGAGTCCCCCTTCACCGACGGCGACCTTCGCTTTCTCGGCCTGGTCGGTGCGCTCGCCGCGCCGCTCCTCGGCCGCGCGGACTGA
- a CDS encoding DUF1611 domain-containing protein, protein MKAALDGNAIVYCEKAFNTTNGKTAHGLVRFTKRYRVLSVVDSRYAGKDAGETLDGRRSGIPVLGSIGEAIAAAAATPATHLVVGLAPDGGRLDAAARADLLRGIGLGLNVDCGLHDFLSDDPEIAAAAAAAGVRLRDVRKVPREGLHFFTGKIEEVAAVRVALLGTDSAVGKRTTAWILLDALEKRGYRTEMVGTGQTAWMQGAAHCIILDSLVNDFVSGEIEHAVWSAWKDTDARVVLIEGQGSLMNPAYPGGFEILAAGRPHAVILQHAPARRDYDGFPGYPIQPIEHQIRAIEVVSGRRVVAVSVNHEGLDAAGVDAACADITRETGLPAVDPLLHGADELAAAVARTIER, encoded by the coding sequence ATGAAGGCCGCGCTCGACGGCAACGCGATCGTCTATTGCGAGAAAGCGTTCAACACGACGAACGGCAAGACGGCGCACGGGCTCGTCAGGTTCACGAAACGCTACCGCGTCCTCTCCGTCGTCGATTCCCGTTACGCGGGAAAGGACGCGGGGGAGACGCTCGACGGCCGGCGGTCGGGGATCCCCGTGCTGGGCTCGATCGGGGAGGCGATCGCGGCGGCGGCCGCAACGCCGGCGACGCATCTCGTCGTCGGGCTCGCGCCGGACGGGGGGCGGCTCGACGCGGCCGCCCGCGCGGACCTGCTCCGTGGCATCGGACTCGGCCTGAACGTGGACTGCGGGCTCCACGACTTCCTCTCGGACGATCCCGAGATCGCCGCGGCGGCCGCCGCGGCGGGCGTCCGGCTGCGGGACGTCCGCAAGGTGCCGCGCGAGGGGCTGCATTTCTTCACGGGGAAGATCGAGGAGGTCGCGGCCGTCCGGGTCGCTTTGCTGGGCACCGATTCGGCCGTCGGGAAACGGACGACCGCGTGGATCCTCCTCGACGCGCTCGAGAAGCGCGGCTACCGGACGGAGATGGTCGGCACCGGCCAGACCGCGTGGATGCAGGGGGCGGCGCACTGCATCATCCTCGACTCGCTCGTCAACGATTTCGTCTCGGGGGAGATCGAGCACGCCGTGTGGTCGGCGTGGAAGGATACGGACGCGCGCGTCGTCCTCATCGAGGGGCAGGGGAGCCTCATGAATCCCGCCTACCCCGGCGGGTTCGAGATACTCGCGGCGGGGCGCCCCCATGCCGTCATTCTCCAGCACGCCCCGGCGCGGCGCGATTACGACGGCTTCCCGGGCTACCCGATCCAGCCGATCGAGCACCAGATCCGCGCGATCGAGGTCGTCTCGGGGCGGCGGGTCGTCGCCGTCTCCGTCAACCACGAGGGGCTCGACGCCGCCGGGGTCGACGCCGCCTGCGCCGATATCACCCGCGAAACGGGGCTGCCCGCGGTCGACCCGCTGCTGCACGGGGCCGACGAGCTGGCGGCGGCCGTCGCCCGGACGATCGAGCGCTGA
- the uvsE gene encoding UV DNA damage repair endonuclease UvsE, which translates to MRIGYPCINRGIGCTSGGTFRLANYSGERLVETVDRNLDCLEHILRWNRERGLFFFRISSDIVPFASHPVCTVDWAWFFRERLRRIGRYARRHGMRLSMHPDQFVVINSPDDGIVERSVRELEYHVLLLDAMELGPAAKIQIHVGGVYGDRERAIERFVARCSALPAAILRRLVVENDDRLYNLRDVIEINRLTGRPVVLDVLHHRCLNNGESFRSALLDVRRTWRRRDGAPIVDYSSQQPGARPGRHAESVDPRDFRRFLLATEGIEIDVMLEIKDKEASALLALAAARRAGRLG; encoded by the coding sequence ATGCGGATCGGCTATCCATGTATCAACAGGGGGATCGGCTGCACATCGGGGGGGACCTTCCGGCTGGCGAACTACAGCGGGGAGCGTCTCGTCGAAACGGTCGATCGCAACCTCGACTGCCTCGAGCACATCCTCCGGTGGAACCGCGAACGCGGACTCTTCTTCTTCCGGATCTCCTCGGACATCGTGCCCTTCGCGTCCCACCCCGTCTGCACCGTCGACTGGGCCTGGTTCTTCCGCGAACGGCTGCGGCGGATCGGCCGGTACGCCAGGCGCCACGGGATGAGGCTCTCGATGCATCCCGACCAGTTCGTCGTCATCAACTCGCCAGACGACGGGATCGTCGAGCGGAGCGTCCGGGAACTCGAATACCACGTCCTCCTGCTCGACGCGATGGAGCTCGGCCCCGCGGCCAAGATCCAGATCCACGTCGGCGGGGTCTACGGCGACCGGGAGCGAGCGATCGAACGGTTCGTCGCCCGCTGCTCGGCGCTGCCCGCGGCGATCCTTCGGCGGCTCGTCGTGGAGAACGACGACCGGCTGTACAACCTGCGCGACGTGATCGAGATCAACCGCCTCACCGGCCGGCCCGTCGTGCTCGACGTCCTGCACCACCGCTGTCTCAACAACGGGGAGAGTTTCCGGTCCGCGCTCCTCGACGTGCGCCGGACGTGGCGGAGGCGCGACGGGGCGCCGATCGTCGATTACTCGTCGCAGCAACCGGGCGCCCGTCCCGGCCGCCACGCGGAGTCCGTCGATCCGCGAGACTTCCGGCGCTTCCTCCTGGCCACCGAGGGGATCGAAATCGACGTGATGCTCGAGATCAAGGACAAGGAGGCGAGCGCCCTCCTGGCCCTCGCCGCGGCGCGTCGCGCCGGGCGGCTCGGCTGA
- a CDS encoding pyridoxal-phosphate dependent enzyme: MEEEKNEKGRRKAPPDDRAAEVAVDGADAVPETIELIDGATGEVEKFAEEIDDLRAVAADAGLSIERRLEAYEDIIDSEVGDTALVRGRNLEREFGLRQLYLKFEGGNPSGTQKDRIAFAQAADALRRGFEAITVATCGNYGVAIALAASIAGLRCIIFLPETYHTKRIVEMTELGAEIRRVAGDYEMSVEVSKRFAADTEVYDANPGGENTATQLTAYGQIAYELYDDLRDAPAAVAVPVSNGTTIAGIYRGFLSLFRRGKTSRMPRMVAGSSARKNPIVQALLKNLPSCVDLSPEAIHETVVNEPLINWRSIDGDLALESVRATNGWGGDASDRELSQVSRLLRGREGLDTLPASTAGIIALVERHRSAALPHDRYVAVLTGRKS, translated from the coding sequence ATGGAAGAGGAAAAGAACGAAAAAGGACGCCGGAAGGCTCCGCCCGACGACCGGGCCGCCGAGGTCGCGGTCGATGGCGCCGATGCCGTTCCGGAGACGATCGAGCTGATCGACGGGGCGACCGGCGAGGTGGAGAAGTTCGCCGAGGAGATCGACGATCTCCGCGCCGTGGCGGCCGACGCCGGTTTGAGCATCGAACGCCGCCTCGAGGCCTACGAGGACATCATCGATTCCGAGGTGGGCGACACGGCGCTCGTCAGGGGGCGGAACCTCGAGAGGGAATTCGGGCTGCGGCAGCTCTATTTGAAGTTCGAGGGGGGGAACCCGAGCGGCACGCAGAAGGACCGCATCGCGTTCGCGCAGGCTGCCGACGCCCTTCGCCGCGGGTTCGAGGCGATCACCGTGGCCACCTGCGGCAACTACGGCGTGGCGATCGCACTGGCCGCCTCGATCGCCGGCCTCCGCTGCATCATCTTCCTTCCCGAGACCTACCACACGAAGCGGATCGTCGAGATGACCGAGCTCGGGGCCGAGATCCGCCGCGTCGCCGGGGACTACGAGATGTCGGTGGAGGTCTCCAAGCGCTTCGCCGCCGACACGGAGGTCTACGACGCGAATCCCGGCGGCGAGAACACGGCGACCCAGCTCACCGCCTACGGCCAGATCGCCTACGAGCTCTACGACGATCTCCGGGACGCGCCGGCCGCGGTGGCCGTCCCCGTCTCGAACGGCACGACGATCGCCGGCATCTACCGGGGATTCCTCAGCCTCTTCCGGCGGGGCAAGACCTCCCGGATGCCGCGCATGGTCGCCGGCTCGTCGGCGCGGAAGAACCCGATCGTCCAGGCCCTCCTGAAGAACCTGCCCTCCTGCGTGGATCTCTCGCCCGAGGCGATACACGAGACGGTGGTCAACGAGCCGCTGATCAACTGGCGGTCGATCGACGGCGATCTCGCGCTCGAGTCGGTCCGCGCGACGAACGGCTGGGGCGGGGACGCCTCGGACCGGGAGCTCTCGCAGGTGTCGAGGCTGCTGCGCGGGCGCGAGGGGCTCGACACGCTCCCCGCCTCGACGGCGGGGATCATCGCCCTCGTCGAGCGCCACAGGAGCGCGGCGTTGCCTCACGACCGGTACGTGGCCGTTCTCACGGGGAGGAAATCATGA
- a CDS encoding tetratricopeptide repeat protein: MKRLIVLAMALVLVAAVTVAAEEESTYRIYLKNRNTDTFLKAFEDYEAQRADTVDYNATVILAYLHLLEMERNLDMLTANLDSLPNKGKFSCANILLELGRYDEAIEIYKILNEKTPKWSCPWRHLGEAYWRLGQLDDAVMALEKAIETRETHYDAYVMLADVLRDRGDFARALETLEKGFTYYGKDIEDPDEEVDNLDVHFLYLDLLEKNGMTERAAKERALIEKMAPGDERL, encoded by the coding sequence ATGAAACGCCTGATAGTCCTTGCCATGGCCCTCGTCCTCGTCGCCGCCGTCACGGTGGCCGCCGAGGAGGAGAGCACCTACCGGATCTATCTCAAGAACCGCAACACCGACACCTTCCTCAAGGCCTTCGAGGATTACGAGGCCCAGCGGGCCGACACGGTCGATTACAACGCCACCGTCATCCTCGCCTACCTGCACCTGCTCGAGATGGAGCGCAACCTCGACATGCTCACCGCGAACCTCGACTCCCTGCCGAACAAGGGCAAGTTCAGCTGCGCGAACATCCTCCTCGAGCTGGGCCGCTACGACGAGGCGATAGAGATCTACAAGATCCTCAACGAGAAGACCCCGAAGTGGTCCTGCCCGTGGCGGCACCTCGGCGAGGCCTACTGGAGGCTCGGGCAGCTCGACGATGCCGTCATGGCGCTCGAGAAGGCCATCGAGACGCGGGAGACCCACTACGACGCCTACGTGATGCTCGCCGACGTCCTCCGCGACAGGGGGGACTTCGCGCGCGCACTCGAGACGCTGGAGAAGGGATTCACCTACTACGGCAAGGACATCGAGGACCCCGACGAAGAGGTCGACAACCTCGACGTCCATTTCCTCTATCTCGATCTCCTCGAGAAGAACGGCATGACCGAGCGCGCCGCGAAGGAGCGCGCCTTGATCGAGAAGATGGCCCCCGGCGACGAGCGGCTCTAG
- a CDS encoding extracellular solute-binding protein, translated as MTRIVALGICLAILFSAGCGGNNADGTVEIVVWEQKDPEEQLLMRRQLDRYMADHPGVTVSTVHFETDQLHSQFQTAALAGGGPDLVYGPSDKIGPYSVMGLIRPLDNEFAPGFLDHFETGSVPVLGGSRWAVPDQIGNHLMLIYNRAFVSREPADSDELIAMCRTLTVDEDGNGIPEHYGLVFNSVEPFWLVPFLGGYGGSLMDEENRPTLDTPAMRQALEFLADLRNRYGVIPKESSYELSDTMFKKGQAAFVINGPWSLKAYLKAGMEIGVMALPPITATGLYPAPMVSSKGYSISVNVADEKLPAVEDLLVFLTSEEVQREIVGELLILPSRTALFEDEALTADPLLKGSLAQALHGRPMPVVPEMRAVWDAVRPFYQSVLGGQMKADEAARAMQERAEKKIAEMKR; from the coding sequence GTGACACGGATCGTGGCCCTGGGTATCTGCCTCGCGATTCTTTTCTCCGCCGGCTGCGGGGGAAACAACGCCGACGGTACCGTGGAGATCGTCGTCTGGGAGCAGAAGGATCCCGAGGAGCAGCTTCTGATGCGCCGCCAGCTCGACCGGTACATGGCCGACCACCCCGGCGTGACGGTCTCGACCGTCCACTTCGAGACCGACCAGCTGCACAGCCAGTTCCAGACCGCCGCGCTCGCCGGCGGCGGTCCCGATCTCGTCTACGGGCCGTCGGACAAGATCGGCCCCTACTCGGTGATGGGTCTCATCCGGCCGCTCGACAACGAGTTCGCCCCCGGCTTCCTCGACCACTTCGAGACGGGAAGCGTTCCCGTGCTGGGGGGATCCCGCTGGGCCGTCCCCGATCAGATCGGGAACCATCTCATGCTCATCTACAACCGGGCCTTCGTCTCCCGCGAGCCGGCCGACAGCGACGAACTGATCGCGATGTGCCGAACGTTGACGGTGGACGAGGACGGCAACGGCATCCCCGAGCACTACGGGCTCGTCTTCAACTCCGTCGAGCCCTTCTGGCTCGTTCCCTTTCTCGGCGGGTATGGCGGCAGTCTGATGGACGAGGAGAACCGCCCGACACTCGACACGCCGGCGATGCGGCAGGCCCTCGAATTCCTCGCCGACCTCAGGAACCGGTACGGCGTGATCCCGAAGGAGAGCAGCTACGAGCTCAGCGACACGATGTTCAAGAAGGGGCAGGCCGCCTTCGTCATCAACGGGCCCTGGTCGCTGAAGGCCTACCTCAAGGCGGGGATGGAGATCGGCGTCATGGCCCTTCCGCCGATCACCGCCACGGGGCTCTATCCCGCGCCGATGGTCTCGAGCAAGGGCTACTCGATCAGCGTCAACGTCGCCGACGAGAAACTGCCGGCCGTCGAGGATCTCCTCGTGTTCCTCACCTCGGAAGAGGTGCAGCGCGAGATCGTCGGCGAGCTGCTCATCCTGCCGAGCCGAACGGCGCTGTTCGAGGACGAGGCGCTCACGGCCGATCCCCTCCTGAAGGGATCGCTCGCCCAGGCGCTCCATGGACGCCCGATGCCGGTCGTTCCCGAGATGCGGGCCGTCTGGGACGCCGTCCGCCCCTTCTACCAGAGCGTCCTCGGCGGACAGATGAAGGCGGACGAGGCGGCGAGGGCGATGCAGGAGCGCGCGGAGAAAAAGATCGCCGAGATGAAGAGATGA